Proteins encoded by one window of Portunus trituberculatus isolate SZX2019 chromosome 27, ASM1759143v1, whole genome shotgun sequence:
- the LOC123509565 gene encoding ADP-ribosylation factor-like protein 2 encodes MGLHSILKKLKQKEHEVRLLMLGLDNAGKTTVVKRFCGEDISTISPTYGFNIKTVEHIVDKYEYKLNIWDVGGQSSLRSYWRNYFECTDGLIWVVDSADVDRMRDCQGELRKLLEEERLAGATLLVFANKQDLPEALSSEQIRDILDLNSLKTHHWYILPCSAVTGDNLITGIDWLVRDIAARIFTLE; translated from the exons ATGGGTCTTCACAGCATCCTCAAAAAGTTGAAACAGAAGGAACATGAAGTCCGTCTGCTTATGCT TGGCCTGGACAATGCTGGGAAAACAACAGTGGTGAAGAGATTCTGTGGCGAGGACATCAGCACCATCTCCCCTACATACGGCTTCAACATCAAGACTGTTGAGCATATTGTTGATAAATATGA GTACAAGCTTAATATCTGGGACGTTGGTGGCCAGTCCTCCCTCCGGTCGTACTGGCGGAACTATTTTGAGTGCACTGACGGCCTCATCTGGGTGGTGGACAGTGCTGATGTAGATCGCATGAGAGACTGTCAGGGGGAGCTGAGGAAACTGCTCGAGGAGGAG AGGTTAGCAGGAGCTACTCTTCTGGTATTTGCCAATAAACAAGATCTCCCAGAAGCATTATCTTCAGAGCAGATAAGGGAT ATTCTGGATCTAAACAGTCTCAAGACCCACCACTGGTACATTCTTCCTTGTAGTGCTGTCACTGGGGACAACCTAATTACTGGAATTGACTGGCTGGTAAGAGATATTGCTGCTAGAATATTCACTCTTGAGTAA